gcagctccgccgtcgtcttctccttcgagcaggccgggccccgagcgctcgcttgccccgaagccactgctccgacctcgccttcaccgcccaccgccagagatccccttcgccgtcaccgccgcaACAGTTCGTCCCCGACAGCGCCGCCTAACTCATCATCTTtgccgtgagcttctgccccttccccttcctctcGTTCTTGCTGCCGCCCTCTGCCTCGACCGCAACAAGCAGCACCGCACGCGCTGCCGCCAAGCTCATCACCGACGATGCTCCGGCCACCCAACGGGCATGCCACCATGCCCAACGAGTTCACCTCGTCACGTAGGCCACGTAGGACCTGGCCTTGAGCCTCCAAGAGCACCACAACGACGGGTCCGACctcacccgtaccccggcagccgcacagctcgtTGCCGGCGTCATTTCTGGCGACCCcgagcttcacctccaccaccaatcgacgcgggttgctcccagctacgcgtaggtgccctccgccgcccctttggtcgccggaggaggaatcccgtagcctccgccgcgtctggacgttgCCGGCAGCTAAatgccggcgagtcagcgtggtttgaccacgggtttgactccccagagtcactgacagtggggcccgcctgctaattaacctgggttagatttaaattaattctaaattagtttaattaactaacagtgacactgacccgctgacgtcatcatgacacactgctgacgtaataaacattaattactggaattatttctatacaggaaattccggaaaataccacaaacttcaaaaaatcatagaaaataatctatagctcagaatgaaaagatttatatatgaaaaatgatcagaaaaatccaatctatccatctgtactggtttcatgcatgtttaagcaaattaacctgctgtttaatgcagaacaagataaagcactaataagggccacttatgagcttggaatttgaatctttgattcaaaatggtccaaacccatctggtcttagttgcattagcccaatacattcattttgccatgtctcatgcatgcatcatattgttgcattttgcttggtgttgattgtgcttcgatgtgttcttcgtggtaggttatgcctccgaggatattcacgagtatccaaccgaagggcagtattccaccaccactctgtcaggcaagcaacccattgatcatttcgatacaaacccatcttctcgcttttgctctcgtttactgcattaagacaacgcgattcaaactgctgtgcgttgcggtagttgaacccactttcctttgcatgacctgtcattgccacagtaactagatgaaacccactagcatgtgtaggagttgattgagccatgttgtgttcctacaatgctatgcttgctacgcttagaatcgtgtcagggtgatgaactagagtgaaagcatgtgtcagtaatgagagtgaggtgttgaatacgttttggtaaaggtatcgatgagaggccatgtaggagtacatggtgggttgtttcattgagaccgtccctaagaactgagctctgtatgcgtgatttaagattcagctactaccacgcattgggcccgaaaccaatggacccctcggcttcttaatcacccttgtcctctgtccaggagttgcacgtagtttctggtgtttgtagtaagctggaggccgtggacagcgctgacccgaggggtgggctgtgatgcggtaggctcgtggcacggtgtaccgagtcgcccgtttggtgtcccgggaaccctgcacacatcgtttggggccgtatgtggaaacgtcggccggactccctgcggatggaacctgaataggcgataaacctggactagagacttgagtgtttaggtaggttgtggccgacacccacattgggcttccacttgaaggttgccgagtacatgtcgtgtaacgacggtaagtggtgagagcgtgtgtgacgaagtacacccctgcagggtataaaactattcgaatagccgcgtccgcggtaaaggactacttggtcgcttatgcagttcatagacaagtaaatggatactaataaaagcctcaagataagtgtgagtaccgcggatggctctctcgtaggatgacgagggaggatccacggtggagtattgagatggtgattagtggactcgtgtgcgaaaactattttacaagtggtgtctcgtaggatagcttagccaagagtcaaatctggcttgctgcaataactccactaccttcttgagaatgtacATCTATAGTAGGATATGTTGTAAGACTTgatgagtacctttgtactcatgttgcttcaattactgtttttagacgacaacaccgccccttctgatgggttctatgtagatctcgacgttgacgagtgacttgccacccaggtggtgatctgagcttgtgaagggcctacgtagatagacaggcttcgtcaatcACCGGTCTATGAGCCGCTTCCGCCGCTTCATCGCTGACATGGAACGCTCTGACATATACCTCCATGGGCGCCGCTACACCTGGTCCAATGAGCAAGATCACCGCACGCTAGTGCGCAATGATCGTGTGCTGTGGACCCCCTCTTGGGAGGCTGCCCAACCCAGCTGTCTGCTCCGGTGCTTGGCTTCGACAGTGTCTGACCATTCCCCGCTTCTCATCGACTGCACCACCCCTCCTGAGTGCGCCAAACATTTCCACTTTGAAAGTTTTTGGCCCAAGATGGACGGTTACCTCGCCGTGGTTGCGGAGGCTTGGAATTCCATGGAACCGGACCCCGGCCCCTTCCGCCGGATCTAAGAATGCCTAAAGATCACCGCGCGCAAGTTGCACAGCTGGGGCACACGGCGAATGGGTGAGATCTCACTCCAGCTTTTGCTTGCCCGCGAGATTATCGCGCGGCTCGACGAGGCTCAAGACTTCCGGCCCCTTTCCGCTGTAGAAATGTGGCTGCGCTGCAAGCTGAAGCATGCCTACCTTGGCCTGGCATCTCTGGAGCGATCCCTCTCTCGCCAGCGATCACGTTTCTCCTGGCTACGTGTCGGCGCCGCCAACTCTGCTTTCTGCCGGATACATGCATCTCAGCGCCTTCAGAAGAAGAGAATCCACGCGCTTCAAGTCGGTGACCAGTCCTTCACCGATGAAGCGGCCATGGCCCAGGCGGCTTTTGAGCACTTCTCCGGCTCTTTGGGCTCCGCGGACTCGCGCGCCTTCTCCCTCAACTTCCCAGCTTTCGAGCCACGCTCCTTGGACCTGTCGGCCCTCGAGCTCCCATTCTCTGCCGACGAGATTTGGCACGCCATCAAGCTCTTGCCCACCGGGAAAGCGCCCGGGCCTGACGGATTCACGGCTCAGTTCCTTCGCTTCGCCTGGGTGATCATCAGGGACGACATCGTCAAGGCCTTTGGCAAGCTGTACGAGCTTAACGGGCAGAGCTTCCAGCGGTTGAACGAGGCTCTCCTCACGCTGCTCCCCAAGAGACCAgacgccgcctccctctccgacTATCGGCCGATAGCTTGATTCACCTCCTCGCAAAGCTCTTTGCGAAGGTTCTCTCCCTCCGGATCACCCCTAGGCTTGGGCAAATGGTCTCCCCAAACCAAAGCGCATTCATCTCGGGCCGTTGCATCCACGATAatttcttccttgtccaacagACCGCCAG
The sequence above is a segment of the Aegilops tauschii subsp. strangulata cultivar AL8/78 chromosome 6, Aet v6.0, whole genome shotgun sequence genome. Coding sequences within it:
- the LOC141025994 gene encoding uncharacterized protein, encoding MGEISLQLLLAREIIARLDEAQDFRPLSAVEMWLRCKLKHAYLGLASLERSLSRQRSRFSWLRVGAANSAFCRIHASQRLQKKRIHALQVGDQSFTDEAAMAQAAFEHFSGSLGSADSRAFSLNFPAFEPRSLDLSALELPFSADEIWHAIKLLPTGKAPGPDGFTAQFLRFAWVIIRDDIVKAFGKLYELNGQSFQRLNEALLTLLPKRPDAASLSDYRPIA